The genomic region TACTCGCGCCTCAAGTTCGAATCCGGCACGCACCGGGTGCAGCGGGTCCCCGAGACCGAGTCGCAGGGCCGCATACATACCTCGGCCTGCACGGTCGCCGTGCTCCCCGAACCCGAGGAGATGGAAGCGATCGAGATCAACCCTGCCGACCTTCGCGTGGACACTTACCGCGCGTCGGGGGCCGGCGGGCAGCACGTCAACAAGACGGATTCCGCCGTGCGCCTGACGCATCTCCCCACCGGGATCGTCGTGGAATGCCAGGACGAGCGCTCCCAGCACAAGAACCGCGCCCGCGCCATGGCGCTGCTGAGCGCGAGGCTGGTCGATGCGGAACGTTCCCGGCGGGCCGCGGCGCAGGCGCAGAACCGCCGCCTGCAGGTCGGCTCCGGCGATCGTTCGGAGCGCATCCGGACCTACAATTTTCCCCAGGGCCGGATCACCGACCACCGCATCAATCTCACGCTTTACCGCCTTGAAGACACCCTCGCCGGCGACCTCGACGCCTTGCTCGAGCCGCTGGCCAGCGAGTACCAGGCGGACCAGCTCGCTGCACTCTCAGAGCAGGCCTGAAGGAACCACCGCATGCAAGCAGTCAACAGCGTCATCGAGGCGATCGGCAACACGCCCCTGATCCGGCTGCGCGGCCCGTCGGATGAGACCGGTTGCGAGATCCTCGGCAAGGCCGAGTTCATGAACCCCGGCGGTTCGGTGAAAGACCGCGCTGCGCTCGGTATCGTGCGCGACGCCGAAGCCCGGGGCAGCCTCAGGCCCGGCGGCGTGATCGTGGAAGGCACGGCAGGCAATACCGGCATCGGCCTGGCGATGGTCGGCAATGCGCTCGGCTATCGCACCGTGATCGTGATGCCGGAAACCCAGAGCCAGGAGAAGATCGACACCCTCAAGGCCTACGGCGCGGAAGTGCGCCTCGTGCCGGCCGTGCCATACAAGAACCCGGAGAACTACGTGCACGTCTCGGGACGGATCGCCACGGCATTGCGGGAGAGCGAGCCGAACGGCGCCCTGTGGGCCAACCAGTTCGACAACACGGCGAACTACGCATTCCATCTCGCCACCACCGGACCCGAGATATGGACCCAGACGGGGGGGCGGATCGACGGCTTCATCTGCGCCGTCGGCACCGGGGGCACGCTTGCGGGTGTCGGGCGGGCTCTCAAGGCCCGCAACGAAGGCGTACGTATCGGTCTCTCGGACCCCACCGGTTCGGCCCTGTACGCGCATTTCACGCGTGGCGAACTCAAGGCCGAAGGCAACTCCATCACCGAGGGCATCGGCAACGGCCGGATCACGAAGAACATCGCCGAGGCGGTCGTGGATCACGCCTTCCAGGTACCGGACTCGGAGTCCATCCCGCTCGTGTTCCGCCTGTTGCAGGAGGAAGGGCTTTTGCTCGGCGGCTCCAGCGGCGTGAACGTCGCCGGCGCGATGCGCCTGGCGCGCGAACTCGGGCCCGGCCACACCATCGTGACCATCCTGTGCGATTCCGGCCTGCGTTACCGCCAGCGGCTGTTCAACCCGGCCTTTCTCGCATCGAAAGGACTGCCGGTGCCGGCGTTCCTCGAAACCTGAGGAATCGCCGGCCGCCGGTCATGGCTCAGCTCGCCTTGTCGAGCAGGCTCCGGGCGCTGTCGGGGAGACGCACCTTCAACCAGTCGAAATTCAGCTTCGTCGGGTTGTCGATGTACTTCTGCGGCTCGTCCACAACCGACTGCAGGTAGTCTTTCGAGACCTTCCACTCGGTGTCGTGCTCGGACTTGCCTCGCGCGTACAGCTCGATCTTGCCGTCGAGGTAACGCACCGTGAAGTAGTCGAAAGGCTTGTCCGGGTCCTCGGCGTAGATCTCGACACCCGCCTTGTGGCCGTTGAGCGTCTTGTCCGCCGCCGAGATCAGCGTGCCGATCACCTTGCTGTCGCGGTTCTTCTCCAGCGCCTCGTTCGTGACGTCCAGGGTGCCCTTGAAGAGGTCGTAGATGTTCTTGTCGGCCATTGCTTGCCTCCTTGCCGGCGATGCGGCGTGTGGATCGTTAAGTCTCACCAGGAGAGGTGCAATCCGCGTGCCATGCGCCGCAGACCGTCGATGCTGGCGCCGGCGCCCCCCAATGCGACCTGCCGAGGAAAAAACTTCCTTTGCAGAGGAAGTTTCTGCTGTGAGAACCGGTGGTCGGCGGGGGTCAGGCGCCGGCGGCGGCGAGCGCCTGCTCGAGATCCGCCAGCAGGTCGTCGGACTCCTCGATGCCGACAGACAAGCGGATCAGGGTGTCGCTGATGCCGAGCCGCCCGCGCGTCTCCGCCGGCACGGAGGCGTGCGTCATGATCGCCGGGTGGTTGACCAGGCTCTCCACGCCACCGAGGCTCTCGGCGAGCGTGAACAGCCGGCAGTTCTCGAGGAATGTCCGAGCGGCCGGCAGCCCCCCCGAGATATCGAAACTGACGATCCCCCCGCCCCCGGCCATCTGTCGCCGCGCGAGCGCCTGTTGCGGATGGGATTCCAGCCATGGGTAGAGGACCCGCGTCACGCCACGACGACCCTCGAGCCAGCGGGCCACGGCCAGGCCGTTCTCGTTGTGCCGCGCCATGCGCAACTCGAGCGTCTTTACGCCGCGCAATGCCAGGAAGCTGTCGAACGGCCCGGCCACCGCGCCGATCGAGTTCTGCAGGAAGCCGAGCTGTTCAGCGAGCGCCTCATCGCGCACCACCACGACACCACCGACGACGTCTGAATGGCCGTTGAGGTACTTGGTCGCGGAATGCATGACGATGTCGGCGCCGAGCGTCAACGGCCGCTGGCCCCAGGGGCTGGCAAAGGTGTTGTCCACCACCACGATGGCGCCATGCGCACGGGCGCGTGCGGCGACAGCCTCGATATCGACCAGCTTGAGCATCGGGTTGGTGGGTGTCTCGATCCACACCATGCGCGTGTCCTCGCGCAACGCCTCTTCGAGAGCGTCCGGCGCGGAGAGATCCGCATAGCTCACCCGCAGGCCGGCGCTGCGCGCCCTGACGCGGTTGAACAGGCGACCCGTGCCGCCGTAGAGATCGTCCATGGCCACCACGTGACTGCCCGCGTCCAGCAACTCGAGCAGCGTGGCGATCGCCGCCATGCCCGAGGCGAAAGCGAAACCGTGAGTGCCGTCCTCGAGATCGGCGATGCACCGCTCCCACGCCATCCGGGTCGGATTCTGCGTGCGGGAGTACTCGTAGCCCTGGTGCACACCGGGACTCGACTGCGCATATGTCGAGGTGGCGTAGATGGGCTGCATGACGGCGCCCGTCGAGGGGTCCACCGACTGGCCGGCGTGGATCGCGCGTGTGCCGAAGGCGTCCCGGCCTGTCTTACTGGTCATTGGGTTCCCTCTGGTGCAGCCGGCGCAGGTAATTCAATACGTCCGAGCGGGTGATAAGGCCGAGAAAGCGCGTGCCATCCTCCTCGGTGACCGCGGCGTAGGAGTCGCCGTGCAGCAAGGCCACGAGATTGTCGAGCGACGTCGACTTGTCCACTTTCAGAAAACGTGTCCGCATGGCGAAACTGACCGGCTTCGACATCAGCGCGGGATGGCCGAAAGCGACGCGAATGATGTCGTCCTCGGTGATCACGCCGACCAGCTGGTCTGCGTCCATGACCGGCAACTGAGAGAAACCGGCGTTCCGCAGACGATTGTGCGCAGTGGTGATCACGTCGTCGGCGCTCACCGTGATGGTGGCGCGATGCTCATGCGGCCGGCCGATGAGATCGCGCAGATCGCCGAATTCCTCGCGCTGGATGAAGCCCTGGTCTTCCATCCAGAAATCGTTGTACAGCTTCGACAGGTACTTGTTGCCGGTATCGCAGGCGAACGCGACGACCCGCTTGGGCGTGGTCTGCTCGCGACAATAGCGCAGCGCGGCCGCCAGCAGCGTGCCGGACGACGAGCCGGCGAGAATGCCCTCGCTGCGCAGCAATTCCCGCGCCATGGAAAACGATTCGGCGTCGCCGATCGTATAGGCGGCCCGCACCATCGAAAGGTCGGCGATGTCCGGAATGAAGTCTTCGCCGATTCCTTCCACCAGCCAGCTGCCGCCCTTCCCCATGGTCCCGCTGCGGATGTACTCCGCGAGAATCGAACCCTCCGGGTCGGCCAGCACGAATTCCAGCTCCGGCGCCACGTCGCGGAAAAACCGGGTCATGCCGGAAATCGTCCCGCTGGAACCGACACCGACGACGATGGCATCGACGTCCTGCTCCATCTGCTCCCATATTTCCGGTCCGGTCGTCTGTTCGTGGGCGGCCGGGTTGTCGGGATTGCCGAACTGGTTGACGTAGTAGCCGCCGCGTTCCTCCGCGATGCGCTGCGCGAGATCCTGGTAATACTCGGGGTGGCCCTTGCCGACATCGGAACGCGTCAGGACGATCTCGGCGCCCATCGCCCGCAGGTTGAAGATCTTTTCCTGGCTCATCTTGTCGGGCAGCACGAGCACCAGCCGGTAGCCCTTCTGCGATGCCGCCAGCGCCAGGCCGATGCCCGTGTTGCCGGCCGTCGCTTCCACCAGGAGGTCGCCCGGGCGGATGTCGCCGCGCCTCTCGGCTTCGGCAATCATCGAGATCCCGATGCGGTCCTTGATGGAGCCGCCGGGATTCATGAGCTCGAGCTTGAGGAACAGACGGCAGGGGCCCGTATCGATCCGGGTGACCTCGAGCATCGGCGTCGCGCCGACCATCTCGAGCACGTTCTGGTAGATCCTCATCGTTCCTCCACGCCCGTCTTTGGGGGGCGCGGTATCGCGCGCCCGGCAGGCTGCGCGTATTCTACACCCCAGACTCCAGGACCAGACCGGGCATGGCCGACGAAGATTTCAACCACTCCATCAAGCAATACCTCGACGACGGCACCGCCATCCTGCGTGGCGTCAGCGAGAGCCCGCGGCTCGAAGCCGAATTGCTCATGGGCCTGGTATTCCGCAAGCCGCGCAGTTTTCTGCTGACCTGGCCGGAGCGCCTGCTGAGCGAAGCCGAGGCGCAGCACTACGAGACTTTGCTGCGGCGACGCTTTTCCGGGGAACCGATCGCCTACATGACGGGGCTCAGGGAATTCTGGTCGATGCCGCTGAAGGTGACGCCGGAAGTCCTGATCCCGCGTCCCGAAACCGAGCTCCTCGTCGAGAAAGCCCTGTTGCGCCTGCCAAGCGACGAGGAAGTCCGCGTGCTCGATCTCGGCGCCGGCTCGGGGGCGGCCTCACTGGCCATCGCCCGCGAGCGCCCGCGCGCCACGGTCGTCGGAATCGATATTTCCGAGGCCGCGCTCAACGTGGCGCGCCTGAATGCAAAACTGCAGAAGCTGGACAATGTCGAGTTCCGCGAGAGCGACTGGTTCGATGCGGTGCGCGGCGAGAAATTCCATGTCGTCATCGGCAACCCGCCCTACGTGGCCGAGGACGACCCGCACCTTGCGCGGGGCGACGCCCGCTTCGAGCCGCGCCTCGCGCTCGACGCCGGGCCGGCAGGGATGGACTGCCTGCGGGCCATCGTGGACCGCGCGCACAACTACATCGTCCGCCAGGGCTGGCTGTTGCTGGAACATGGCGGCAGCCAGCACCTGCCCCTGCGCCGGCTCCTCGAGGCCCAGCACTACCATGACATCACCGTCCACAAGGACCTCGCGGGACACGACCGGGTGACCGAATGCCGTTTCGTCGAGTGAGGGTGAGGGCTTGAGCACGGATCGTTATGCAAGGCACCTCGCGCTCGCCGGTTTCGGCCCCGCCGAGCAGGCCCGCCTCAGGGCGGCGACCGCGCTGGTGATCGGCGCCGGCGGGCTCGGTTCGCCGGTGTTGCTCTACCTCGCCGCCGCCGGCATCGGCCGCCTCGTGGTGAGCGACTTCGACACGGTGGACGTGACCAACCTGCAGCGCCAGGTGCTGTTCAACGCCGCGGACGTCGGGCGGCCCAAGGCCGAGGCCGCCGCAGCGCACCTGCGGGAACTCAACCCGGAAACGGCGGTCTCTGTGGTGGACCGCCGGCTGCTCGGCGACGAACTCCTGGCGGCGGTGGCGGCGGCGGACGTGGTGCTGGACTGTTGCGACAACTTCGGCACGCGCTTCGCCTTGAATCTCGCCTGCGTGCAGGCGCGCAAGCCGCTGGTGTCGGGCGCGGCGATTCGATTCGAGGGCCAGCTGGCGGTGTTCCGTCTCGACCGGCCCGGCGAGGCTTGTTACCGCTGCCTGTGGCAGGAAGAAGCTGAGGAACTCGAAAGCTGCCGCGGCAACGGCGTGCTCGGGCCTGTCCCCGGCGTGATCGGCAGCCTGATGGCCGTCGAGGCGCTCAAAATCGCGAGCGGCTGCGCGCCGTCCGCGGACGGCAAGCTGGTCTTGTACGACGCCATCGGGAACGACTGGCGCCAGTTGAAACTGGAACGCGATCCCGCGTGTGCGGCCTGTGGAACGGACGCATCGGAACAATGACGAGAACAATACTCCTGGCGCTGGCGGGCGCACTGATCATCTCGGGAAATGTTATGGCTGCAGACGACCCCTTCCTGTGGCTCGAGGACGTGGAGGGCGAAAAAGCGCTTGACTGGGCCCGGGCGCAGAACGAACGCGCGCTGGCGCGCCTCGAGGCGCATCCGGATTTCGCGGCGATTCACGCCCGCAACCTGGAGATCCTGACGTCGGACGAGCGCATCGCCATGCCCGCGCTGCGCGGCGGCCAGGTCTACAATTTCTGGCGCGATGCCGAGCACGTGC from Wenzhouxiangella sp. XN24 harbors:
- the prmC gene encoding peptide chain release factor N(5)-glutamine methyltransferase, whose protein sequence is MADEDFNHSIKQYLDDGTAILRGVSESPRLEAELLMGLVFRKPRSFLLTWPERLLSEAEAQHYETLLRRRFSGEPIAYMTGLREFWSMPLKVTPEVLIPRPETELLVEKALLRLPSDEEVRVLDLGAGSGAASLAIARERPRATVVGIDISEAALNVARLNAKLQKLDNVEFRESDWFDAVRGEKFHVVIGNPPYVAEDDPHLARGDARFEPRLALDAGPAGMDCLRAIVDRAHNYIVRQGWLLLEHGGSQHLPLRRLLEAQHYHDITVHKDLAGHDRVTECRFVE
- a CDS encoding PLP-dependent aspartate aminotransferase family protein; translated protein: MTSKTGRDAFGTRAIHAGQSVDPSTGAVMQPIYATSTYAQSSPGVHQGYEYSRTQNPTRMAWERCIADLEDGTHGFAFASGMAAIATLLELLDAGSHVVAMDDLYGGTGRLFNRVRARSAGLRVSYADLSAPDALEEALREDTRMVWIETPTNPMLKLVDIEAVAARARAHGAIVVVDNTFASPWGQRPLTLGADIVMHSATKYLNGHSDVVGGVVVVRDEALAEQLGFLQNSIGAVAGPFDSFLALRGVKTLELRMARHNENGLAVARWLEGRRGVTRVLYPWLESHPQQALARRQMAGGGGIVSFDISGGLPAARTFLENCRLFTLAESLGGVESLVNHPAIMTHASVPAETRGRLGISDTLIRLSVGIEESDDLLADLEQALAAAGA
- a CDS encoding cystathionine beta-synthase — translated: MRIYQNVLEMVGATPMLEVTRIDTGPCRLFLKLELMNPGGSIKDRIGISMIAEAERRGDIRPGDLLVEATAGNTGIGLALAASQKGYRLVLVLPDKMSQEKIFNLRAMGAEIVLTRSDVGKGHPEYYQDLAQRIAEERGGYYVNQFGNPDNPAAHEQTTGPEIWEQMEQDVDAIVVGVGSSGTISGMTRFFRDVAPELEFVLADPEGSILAEYIRSGTMGKGGSWLVEGIGEDFIPDIADLSMVRAAYTIGDAESFSMARELLRSEGILAGSSSGTLLAAALRYCREQTTPKRVVAFACDTGNKYLSKLYNDFWMEDQGFIQREEFGDLRDLIGRPHEHRATITVSADDVITTAHNRLRNAGFSQLPVMDADQLVGVITEDDIIRVAFGHPALMSKPVSFAMRTRFLKVDKSTSLDNLVALLHGDSYAAVTEEDGTRFLGLITRSDVLNYLRRLHQREPNDQ
- the prfA gene encoding peptide chain release factor 1, which codes for MKDSIVTKLANLVERHEEVSALLSDPAIIGDQQQFRELSREYARLEPLVRDYQAWTQARRDLAAAEDMAADKDPDLRALAAEEREGVMLRIEQLEDVLKSHLVPHDPMDEANIFLEIRAGTGGDEAAIFAGDLFRMYCRYAERVGWSIEILSASEGEHGGYKEIISRVSGQRVYSRLKFESGTHRVQRVPETESQGRIHTSACTVAVLPEPEEMEAIEINPADLRVDTYRASGAGGQHVNKTDSAVRLTHLPTGIVVECQDERSQHKNRARAMALLSARLVDAERSRRAAAQAQNRRLQVGSGDRSERIRTYNFPQGRITDHRINLTLYRLEDTLAGDLDALLEPLASEYQADQLAALSEQA
- a CDS encoding HesA/MoeB/ThiF family protein, producing MSTDRYARHLALAGFGPAEQARLRAATALVIGAGGLGSPVLLYLAAAGIGRLVVSDFDTVDVTNLQRQVLFNAADVGRPKAEAAAAHLRELNPETAVSVVDRRLLGDELLAAVAAADVVLDCCDNFGTRFALNLACVQARKPLVSGAAIRFEGQLAVFRLDRPGEACYRCLWQEEAEELESCRGNGVLGPVPGVIGSLMAVEALKIASGCAPSADGKLVLYDAIGNDWRQLKLERDPACAACGTDASEQ
- a CDS encoding cysteine synthase A, coding for MQAVNSVIEAIGNTPLIRLRGPSDETGCEILGKAEFMNPGGSVKDRAALGIVRDAEARGSLRPGGVIVEGTAGNTGIGLAMVGNALGYRTVIVMPETQSQEKIDTLKAYGAEVRLVPAVPYKNPENYVHVSGRIATALRESEPNGALWANQFDNTANYAFHLATTGPEIWTQTGGRIDGFICAVGTGGTLAGVGRALKARNEGVRIGLSDPTGSALYAHFTRGELKAEGNSITEGIGNGRITKNIAEAVVDHAFQVPDSESIPLVFRLLQEEGLLLGGSSGVNVAGAMRLARELGPGHTIVTILCDSGLRYRQRLFNPAFLASKGLPVPAFLET